In Neofelis nebulosa isolate mNeoNeb1 chromosome 7, mNeoNeb1.pri, whole genome shotgun sequence, the following proteins share a genomic window:
- the ZWILCH gene encoding protein zwilch homolog isoform X5, with protein sequence MAHNPNMTHLKTNHPVTALPALWVRCDSSDPEGTCWLGAELVTTNDNITGIVLYTVSCKADKNYSVNLEDLKSSHKKRHHLSTVTARGFAQYELFKSTALDDTLAASQTTITLDISWSPVDEILQTPPLSSTSTLNIKVESGEPRGPLNHLQREVKFLLVLADGLRTGVSEWPEPVEVKSAVDLVQEFLNDLNKLDGFGDSTKKDTETVKHDSAAVDRTIECLFTVRGDLDFAEQLWFKMSSSVISYQDLVKCFTLIIQSLQRGDIQPWLHSGSNSLLSKLIHQSYHGTMDTISLSGTVPVKMLLEIGLDKLKKDYISFFIGQELASLNHLEYFITPSVDIQEQVCRVQKLHHILEILVSCMLFIKPQHELLFALTQSCIKYYKQNPLDEQHIFQLPVRPTAVKSLYQSEKPQKWKVEISGGQKKVKTVWQLSDSAPVDHLSFHKPDVSELTLNGSLEERMFYTNMVTCSQVHFK encoded by the exons ATGGCTCACAATCCTAATATGACCCACTTGAAGACTAATCATCCAGTtactgcccttcctgccctgtgGGTGAGGTGTGACAGTTCAGATCCTGAAGGGACCTGTTGGCTGGGAGCTGAGCTTGTCACCACAAATGACAACATTACAGGAATTGTCTTATATACGGTCAGTTGTAAAG CTGATAAAAATTATTCTGTAAATCTTGAAGACCTAAAAAGTTCACATAAGAAAAGACATCACTTGTCTACT GTAACAGCCAGGGGCTTTGCCCAGTATGAGCTGTTTAAGTCCACGGCCTTGGACGACACACTTGCCGCATCACAGACTACGATCACTTTGGATATTTCCTGGAGTCCCGTGGATGAGATTCTTCAAACCCCTCCGCTTTCCTCAACCTCAACCCTG AATATTAAAGTGGAATCGGGAGAGCCCAGAGGTCCTTTGAATCATCTCCAGAGAGAAGTGAAATTTCTCCTT GTCTTGGCTGATGGTTTGAGGACGGGTGTAAGCGAATGGCCTGAGCCTGTGGAAGTAAAGTCTGCTGTTGATCTTGTGCAGGAATTTCTGAATG ACTTAAATAAGCTGGATGGATTTGGTGATTCtacaaaaaaagacacagag ACAGTGAAGCATGACAGTGCTGCAGTTGACCGTACCATCGAGTGTCTTTTCACAGTGCGGGGCGATCTCGATTTTGCTGAGCAGCTGTGGTTCAAAATGAGCAGTA GTGTGATTTCTTATCAAGACTTGGTGAAATGTTTCACGCTGATCATCCAGAGTCTACAACGTGGTGATATACAACCATGG cTCCATAGTGGGAGTAACAGTTTACTAAGTAAGCTTATTCATCAGTCTTATCACGGAACCATGGATACAATTTCTCTCAGTGGGACTGTTCCAGTTAAGATGCTTTTGGAAATTGGTCTGGACAAACTAAAAAAAGATTATATCAGTTTTTTCATAG GTCAGGAACTTGCATCTTTGAATCATTTG GAATATTTTATAACTCCATCAGTAGATATACAAGAACAGGTGTGTCGTGTTCAAAAACTCCATCATATTCTAGAAATATTAGTCAGTTGCATGCTTTTCATTAAACCCCAACATGAGCTCCTCTTTGCTTTAACACA atCCTGCATAAAATACTACAAACAAAATCCTCTTGATGAGCAACACATTTTTCAGCTGCCAGTCAGACCAACTGCTGTAAAAAGCTTATATCAAAG tGAGAAGCCACAGAAATGGAAAGTGGAAATCAGTGGTGGTCAGAAGAAGGTGAAAACGGTTTGGCAGCTGAGTGACAGTGCACCTGTAGACCATCTGAGTTTCCACAAACCTG